Proteins encoded within one genomic window of Triticum aestivum cultivar Chinese Spring chromosome 2D, IWGSC CS RefSeq v2.1, whole genome shotgun sequence:
- the LOC123056211 gene encoding uncharacterized protein: protein MAAVQTDKIMDYSSKIKPTSSAAARGDDFILQDMENLGHRMLSMLHSLKTSNGHRYAPSVCSYQARELCCTTSRLDKVIRKEFPIDQQDQERNPRLVEEEEEQDLSTGFLNIFNKYYEFPEHYEKELARLVVAQEEDAQEEYPEEVGMTFDELVKEEEEEEQAHLDKSSMEYLKKRMESERIDLAYERRFWENSWGSKDGRCGGFGDTTTLSPMYFTHYTPGVIPSPAAVAASTLQVYSIKITVPKDFNWPLRVYGTVAARDTVDRNRNILFSRSRSKYQELTQEDCSLCLTGPSRAIVAMDPVDFEVALRVEGVDKYSVSITLDHRVEDGTTFSLSSDRCVAEFNIQQLDRSLQATILGVRVTKGRWPFKCGCRVVCSWSPLAATEDIRTTYRQIVLLDHCGKGMPIGSDDYLHLSRKVISVESRGTLRVAIEAYGKSRHWIARKAHIDFDVQHCQISMRECSVGDATVEVAVAWSLLVNEKADLFLS, encoded by the exons ATGGCCGCCGTCCAAACGGACAAGATAATGGACTACTCATCCAAAATCAAACCGACCTCCAGCGCTGCTGCCAGGGGCGACGACTTCATCTTGCAAGACATGGAGAACTTGGGCCATCGGATGCTATCCATGTTACATTCCCTGAAAACATCCAACGGCCACCGATACGCTCCCTCCGTCTGCTCCTACCAGGCCAGGGAGCTCTGTTGCACAACGTCCAGGTTAGACAAGGTCATCCGCAAGGAATTCCCCATTGATCAGCAGGACCAGGAGCGCAACCCGCGGcttgtggaggaggaggaggagcaggatcTTTCCACGGGATTTCTAAATATTTTCAACAAGTACTATGAGTTTCCTGAGCATTACGAGAAGGAGCTGGCGCGGCTAGTTGTTGCACAAGAAGAGGATGCGCAGGAGGAGTATCCCGAGGAGGTTGGGATGACGTTCGACGAGCtcgtgaaggaggaggaggaggaggagcaggcgcaCCTGGATAAATCCTCAATGGAGTACCTCAAAAAGAGGATGGAATCCGAGCGGATAGACTTGGCCTATGAACGCAGATTCTGGGAAAATTCATGGGGAAGCAAGGACGGAAGGTGCGGTGGCTTCGGAGATACAA CCACATTGAGCCCTATGTACTTTACACACTACACACCCGGTGTCATCCCATCCCCAGCTGCCGTCGCCGCTAGCACCTTGCAGGTCTACTCCATCAAAATAACGGTTCCGAAAGACTTCAACTGGCCACTCAGAGTGTACGGCACGGTCGCTGCTCGAGACACCGTGGATCGCAACCGCAACATTCTCTTCTCTCGATCAAGGTCTAAGTACCAAGAACTCACCCAAGAA GATTGTTCTTTATGCTTGACTGGTCCATCTCGTGCGATTGTTGCTATGGACCCTGTTGACTTTGAAGTTGCACTCAGAGTTGAGGGGGTGGACAAATATAGCGTGTCGATCACTCTTGACCACCGTGTTGAAGATGGTACCACTTTCTCGCTCTCCAGTGACCGTTGTGTCGCAGAGTTCAACATTCAGCAGCTCGATAGATCGCTCCAGGCTACTATCTTGGGTGTGCGCGTGACAAAAGGACGCTGGCCTTTCAAATGTGGATGTCGAGTTGTCTGCTCATGGTCTCCCTTGGCTGCAACAGAGGATATTCGTACCACttacaggcaaattgtgttgcttGACCACTGTGGTAAAGGAATGCCTATAGGATCAGATGACTACCTTCATCTCTCGAGGAAAGTGATTTCAGTGGAATCACGTGGAACGCTGAGAGTGGCCATCGAAGCATATGGGAAGTCTCGTCACTGGATTGCTCGAAAGGCTCACATTGACTTCGATGTTCAACACTGCCAAATAAGCATGCGTGAGTGTTCAGTTGGGGATGCCACAGTGGAGGTTGCCGTAGCCTGGTCCTTGCTTGTCAATGAAAAGGCGGACCTCTTCCTCAGTTGA